From the genome of Tripterygium wilfordii isolate XIE 37 chromosome 6, ASM1340144v1, whole genome shotgun sequence:
ttttaaaacttgcgTTGGACATGAGCCAATTAACTCTGTTTGTGTGCTTTTAGCTTGTGCATATAATCCGTGTTTCATATCACCTATATTTAATGCAGAAAATACGCTGCCATATGACCTAGGATTGAGATTATCTTATCTGCACGAGTCTAATGTGGCATTTTGGATATCTGTTACATCACATGACATTTGTGTCCTTGTTTTCTCTagtagattaatttgaaatgCAGTTGAAGGCACATTTCTATCAGATTTGCAGCAAATATGCATTACTTAGTGTTGTCCCTGTTTCCTGATTTGTGTATAAACCCACTCTGGATTTGTGCTTGTGAtaacatttttctcttttattgtGCCATGTGATCAGGGCCTGTAATTGGGCACCTCAATGACAGGTTCTAAGATGGATCTGGCAATTGCATCCATTCGGCATTCTGTGCATTAAGTGGGATTGGTCACAAAGCAAAGCTGTGGAGGTACTCATGCAAACTTTTAGTAGCTGAAAACTTGGGCAATTGGTGGAGATGAGTGTTTCGCTTCTTATCTAGTCAAATGTAGTGGACAAGACTGCTGAATTTCTGCTTTTCATTTTAAGAAGTTTTAATCTTACCTTGTCAATAGCCTCTTATAGGACATTATAGAATGCAAAGGTACAATGCTTTCACCTTTGTCTGTTGTGGTTCTCAATTTGAGTTTTTGAAAATGTGCTGTGCAATGTGAACTGCACTCCCAAACTCAAATCAGTCTTGAGATGGGTTTATATGCTCACTGCTGTAATATCCGAATGGAAATCAAATCTATGCAAAGATTTCTAAACCTAAGATCAATTTATCGGTTTGTTGTTGCTGTGGTTTTGGAAAACATACCCATCTGATGGAAAAAATTTAGGTCGAGTCTGAAGCTGGGATTTGTGAGTTTAGTTATGTAGTTTTTGGACTTTTTGCCCTGGACTTTGCAACAGGGATATTGGGCTTTTCTAGCCATTCTTTGAAACTGGGCGTCGTTATCTCTGAAATTGCTTCTATGGTTGGTCAATTGGGGATTGAGGACAATGTCTGGAGGGGAGACAGAGGCATTGTCAATGGACAAGATAGGCAGCCAAGGATAAAGCTTCATTAGAGGCAAAATGAAGGTAAGTAATGACAATGCAATTAGACAACAAAAATACGTCGTCGTTTGGGGTCATGAATAATGCTAGAGCTGCAGGCCATCCCTCTAAATTCGATTTTTAATGAGAGCAACGCGCAGGCCATCCCTCTAAATTCGATTTTTAATGAGAGCAACGCTCTTGTGGTGAACACGTTGGGTTTAGGTTCATATCGGATGTCTATATATCAACTCAAAAGGTTCTCGAGCAATAACCTTGTGACCATGCACTGAATTTATGATCAATGACGGAATGATATGTATTTGGGCCGTTATTAACCTTTCAATCTCGAAGAAATCAAGGCCTATGGGCCCTTATCACTACAGTTAACTAGTGGACCCAGTAGCTACCACCGCCCCTATGGGCCTATGGCACTGACAGTGGTAAGCAATTTGATGAAAACCCCACAATAGGGCGACACGTGTCATGATTAACATCGTCCCAACGGAACCCCATACCCCAAGGTCACCTGAACGAATGacaaaatcaatattattaattatattaattcatTAATATAATAATACGTCTGTTTAACAATTCCATttccattaattaataattttatgtaAATAACGATTGAGTTAGCTGAAATTCTAGAAATTAATCTTTTCGAAATTATGCTTGCAATAAAATATTATtcgagttttattttcttcgtGAAGActttgcaataaaaaaaataatgcaattAATCTTTGAatgtaaaattatttctctTCAAATCTGGCTAATTTACTAAAGGAGTCCAACCCGAGACATGAGCACacaaatgaattcttttttcGTATGTTTGTATGGGTCTGCGCGATTTGTTGATTATCGAATAGATCCGATGATTTAACTAGTGCGCAGTTTCTCTCATTAATTTTAACTAAAATTGTTGATTAATAATTGTTAATTGTAGGCATCAGCAAAAGTCAAATGAGACTTAATTAGGTTTAGAGTTTTTTAGATTTTAATATCAAATTATAAAATTGTTCTTGTACGTACGTAACACTTATTTGCTAAGGAGACACTAACAAATTCAAATTAGACAGTAGAAGGATTAtgtaaactatatatatatgctaatatTATGTTTCTGCTAAGCACTTGAGCTTTATAGTCagtgtatacacacacatgcaaaGACATAGCACAAAAGGTCCTGAACCAGATTCTGGTAGTCAGAATTCTATTGGATGAGGCTATATGtactgtatgtatgtatgtatatgtatatatgtatgtatagagtGCAGAAACATGAACAGTAGAGCAAACAGGAATTCTATTGGATGAggcgaatatatatatatatatgtgtgtatgtatatgtgtatgtgtaaaGTGCAGAAACATGAACAGTGGAGCAAACAGGAATTCTATTGGATGAggcgaatatatatatatatatatatagagtgcaGGAACATGAACAGTAGAGCAAACAATTACCAAAGCAGCAGCAAAGACAGTTGGAAAGAGAGACGGGCAAGTAAAGCCAATATTGCATCACAGAAAGGCGAAAAAAAGAGCTAAAAAAGGAGACATGGATTCGTTTGCATATTGCTTGCTTGGGTGCAAGCGTGGTGTGTTGCAGAGGGTCTTGGCAGACGGCTAGCTGCCCATTTTACATTACATTAGCCCTGCTTCCATTGCTGCTTTGCAGTTCATCATCATCTATTGATCCTTCCTTTGCTACACGACAAAACTATCACTGTGGGAGCACAGATAAAAAAGAGTTTAAATTAATAggtgtttttgttttgtatagTGGAAGGGAATCCTCCGCTGGAACCATTTGGCAATAATTTAGTTAGTCGTATCTCTCAATCTCATTCGAGGTCACGAGTTCGATTCTAAGTTGACTGGATCTCGGCCTAATTGTTAGACGGGTTTATGCATGTCTATCCCAACTTGAGTTTGGGATGAATGAACTGTACAACTACTGAGTTGTTCTcggtttaaaaataaaaaataaaaattcctgGGGTGGAAAAAGCAAGAAGGTCTTATCAAGGGGTAGTAAGGAGAAGGCATAATATGGTGTTTGGTCATTTTTAGAGAGAGGGGGGTCAAGTTGAGGTTGGGGATGATAAAGAGATAAGAAATACTGAAATAGAAACAAGCAATAATGAAGATGGGGACTTCAGTGTGGGTCCCTTTTTTGTTGCAGGGCGTGGGAGAGGGATGAACATGACGTTGTCGGTTGTTTTTGTACAGAAGAAGAAAGTGACTGCCCCACACTCTAAATCTCATTCATCATCCTCTTTAGGCAAGCGCAAACCCATACTAGGTCTAAACTCGGGTCGGGTTGGGCACACGTAAACCTCTCCGAAAAATTAGTTAGGTCGAGTTTTAACACAAATCATTTAAAAATAGTGGCGTCAATTTAGAATTTATTCTCAAACTCAAACAAGATTTTTTACGTTCTAAATCAGAGAGATAACAACTTGGTTATCACCAAAGTAGTCTCTCACTCTCTCGTGCTTATCTTACTCATCCCCGGCTTCACCACAAGCAACCAACCTGTCTCTTGTTGGTACCACTGAAGCAccaatactctctctctctcacactaaTTAGGGCTAGCTTCAATGGTTGTGCACTAAAGCTTGCTTTGCCACAGCCGCTCCTGAGCAacccccaccccccccccctcctccccttcctctttctctctctctctctctcatcactccTGAGACTGAGTTTTGTCCCATTTTCAACCTCaatctcctttcttttttgcaGTACTACTTAcatcttttttagttttttttgttgatctTGCAAATCTATCTGCAACCTTATCGTGTCTTCTTGGactctttagggttttggggagaGTGGTTAATTTAAGTTCTAATAATGGAGTTGAATGGGCAAGAAATCAATGATTTGAGAGCACAagcaagaagagaaggaaaccAAGTTCTTAGTTACACTTCACCAAAGCCAGATCGAGCGCCTAAACCCAGTTTAACGAGCGGATCCAACTCCAAAACCTCTCTTGTTAGGTACAGAGAATGTCTCCGCAACCACGCAGCCAACGTGGGAGGGAATGTGTTCGATGGGTGTGGTGAGTTCATGCCTGGTGGAGAGGAAGGTACAATCGAAGCCTTGAAGTGTGCGGCTTGCGATTGTCACCGCAACTTCCACCGCAAAGAAGTTGATGGCGAGTCAAGCCAGTTCAGCGCCAGCTCGAGAAGATGTGTGGTCCCGAGCTTGCAATTACCCGCTCCATTGACATCACCTACCGTACTGCACCATCAAAAGTATACCCACGCAAATCCAATTCAATCCATGAACGTCGGATTTGGTGGGAATGAGTCCTCGAGCGAGGATCTCAATGCGTTTCATTCTAATGTGGAGGGAATGGGGGCTCCGCCGCCTTATATGTTGTCGAAGAAGCGGTTCCGGACCAAGTTTACGCAGGAGCAGAAGGAGAGGATGTTTGAGTTTGCGGAGAAGATCGAGTGGAGGATCTCAAAGCAAGTTGAGGAGGAAGTGGACAGGTTTTGCGCTGAAGCTGAAGTGAAGAGGCAGGTTTTCAAGGTTTGGATGCACAATAATAAGAACAATGTCAAGAAGGAAACTCCAGAGCCGTTAGATCGGGAAGAATCAAAGGACCATATTTAGAGTTGATTTTGCTTGTTGGAAAGATTGGGTGGCGGAATTTGATGCAGGAGAAGGTAATGCATGTACAGAGAGAGGATTTTGCATTGTCTCCTAgcttgttcttggttgttcttgATGGTGGTTTAAGATGATAGATATTATTGTTTGCTGCtccaattttattgtttttttttccttgtgtgAATTCTGGAGTAAAATTGAAATTAGGacacaatatttagtgttcaagttttaaaaaaaaaaacaatgaaatatatTAACTTGGTTTTTCAATAATTACTTTATTAGTTCCTTAAAAAATCACCAGATTGATAGTTTAGTTGGTGAATCACTCTATGATCAAACCAAATGAACTCTTTTAGTTCGATTCTCACCGagagcaatactcttgtggtcaTACACCAGGCTTTGATCCAACTTACTCTGTCATCAAGTACGAAACATTTGTGCGTGCATGATGGTCCAAGTTTAGGTCTATACCAAATGTTAAAAAGGGCAAAGTATATGGTATTGTTTTCAGTTAAAAATAAATTCCTTGgaaaaacttttgaaaaaaaaagtttattagTTGTTAAATGATACTTTGCATGTGATGGCAGTTGACAGGCCATATGGTACCACAGTAAATCTACATGGGGCCAGATCAAGATTCAGTTGAATGATGTGGGTTTGGATCATGATTTGTTTGGGGGTCTTGAAAAAATAGATGGGCCAAACTTGACCCTGGACTCATTTTTGGACTTTTacatttttaacatttttaacaTTTATCAGCTCTAGGCCCACTTTCTCCTCCTCACAGGCAAATTGGCCCATGCAACcaaaaatgataataaaaacaaaatattgcTACTATTTGGCATTTGCTAGCGATGGGAAGAGATTATCAGCATCATCTTATTAAATGGTAGGGCAACCCACCCACCGAGGACCATAAGATTTTGGGTTCTTTTTGTTGatgttttggtattgtattttcaaTTCTAAAAAGACTTGTATTCATTTGGGTTATGTATTGGGCATTTTGGATGTTTTTATGGATATATCACTCATAAGTTGAGGGATATTATAAGGACCCTAACCCGTATAGTATACTTGATGGGTCTCACAAAACCTAGCTCATAATTAAGAGTAGGGGAGTATTAAGACATAAAATGTAACGCATTGTTCAAAGAGCACAaagtgatgtggtttataaagtGGAGCCCAACTCCAATCATCTACATACACCTTTTTAATAAAGGTTAAATAAAACTGTACATCCCTTGAGTCCAAAACGAATAATACCTCAAAGTGAATTATATTGGGCCAAACATCTCTCGCCACCTTGTTCTATCTCTCATCGTCGCCTTCTTATTCctattaaaaatttcaaattcaaaagtaATAAGGATCTCAGTAAATAGGATCCCAGTAATCAACATATCCTTAGATTGATATATAACAGATTTTATGAATCCTTATACTTATATCAATCAATGACCAAAATTAATTATTGGGTTGATTGAGATCCCTAACATCTTTGTTTCAAATTACGACATAGAAACTcgtaagaaagagagagagtctAGTTTACTTGGTCGACAAGTATTTAATTGTTACAACCAATTTCCGTGGAAATTATGTTGACTATATGTACCAAATTTAAACcactaaacaaacaaaaaagttaaaaaatattgggaatggaaaagaaaaactataAACTGATACGTAAAGGTAAATCAGTTTTGACTTTTTGACCAAATCCGATATCCCTAGAAACCAAACCCCTCTTAAATCTCCAACAACTCCTCGTTTACAGTCGCTCCCCTCTCATGGCTTCCTCTGTGAACAACATTGCCGCTACATTTGCCACCGTAACtggttcatcatcatcaacaatatcTGCCTCTTCGAGTGTCTCTACGTCAAGTCTAACAAGCTTCCCTCTCTCAATCCCTCAAAGGCCCCTCTCTGTTTCATGGAATCCACACACATCCCTCCCGAAGTCCCACACTCCCTCCCTCATCAACCTCTACGGTCCGCCCGGCCCACGCCGTTCTTTTAATTCAATCTCCACCGTCAAATCGAAGCCGATTGCTGTCCCCGTTGGATACAAGCTCCCTGACGTAACCCTCTCGTATCTTGCGCAAAACGGCGCCGTTCAGTTTGTCTCTCTCAGGAGGCTTTGCAAGGGAAAGCGAGTTGTATTGGTCGGTGTATCGGCTGCGTTTTCGCCGAGTTGTACTCGGTTTGTGAAGCGGGTGGAGTCGGAGAAGTCGAGGGCGGTGGATTTGTTGGCATGTGTTGCGTTCAACGATGTGTTTGTGATGAAGGCATGGGGTGAGAATCTGGCCGTTGgtgagaaggtaatgatgttATCCGACGGTGGTGGAGAGTTGTGTGGGGCCTTGGGGATGACCGTTGATGCTGGCGCCACTGCTTGTTTCGGGTTGGGCGTAAGGCCAAGACGGTTTTGTTTGTCCGCTGTAAACGGCGTCGTTACAAGCATtaactttgatgatgatgtagAAGATGATGCTCTACCTTCTATCAAATCAACTGTTTGAGGATGGAATTTTCGAGTGCTCTGTTTCAGTGTTCAAAATCGTTGATTTGAGACAAGCATGAAGCAACAAAGGAGTAAGATTTGTGATTGAAACCCTCTTGAGGCAGACCTGTAAGAGATGATTGTGCCATCgttgtttttgtaatttgtgtttggaatattactacaTTACTCAGATTATGTGGAACGGACTATAAAGTTGTCAAGaatttgtgtttgtttatatTGGGTTGATGCAGTTTCATgtggtaaaaggtaaacaactttcGTGCATAACGTTTTCGCAATGGATGAAGTCGGGGGTTGTCAAAGACTGGATCTTTGCACTTCGCGACCCTATCCGAGCATGTGCTTAGTGCAACATCTAATAGAATAATGTACGTAGATTTTATCCCACATAACTGCTTTACATGGATATAACAATTCCTTCTCTCACGAATTGTGGCtttgaaatattatttattCAAACTAATTCTATATCCATAGAAGGTTGATTGGAAAGCCAAAATTGGTATACAACCAGCTTCCCTAATGAAAATGGAGAAGTGGGTGATAATGAACACTCTTCTTTGTTGATGTACAGAGCAGTCTGAAATCCCACCACTGAAATCTTCATATGgctatgtatatgtatataggtGACTGGAACAGACTCTAATATGCCTGAGGTGCCCCTGCGGGTCCGGCTCCAACTGATCCAGTAGATTCTGAGAATGTATATGATGATGGTGCCGCTGCATTTGCCGGTGCCTCTGCCGTTGACGCAGCCGGTGATGGACTTCCGGAGGAAAAACCAAGCATCCTGAAACACAAATTCCAATTACAACTCTGTtgaataaaacaagttaattTTATTGCATTGGCAAATTTCTTGTCACAAAGACGAACTTACTCAAGCTTGTCTTTTGCCCAGTCAGTCCAGGAAACAGAGGAATCCTTGGCATTATCCATCATTTCAACTGCGTTGTTTTGAATGCTCTGTGTTGTTCCCTCCATGACTGTCGCGGCGTCCTTGAATTGATCGCGTAAGAGTTCAGCTGGTTCAAACGCACCCAATGCTGAATGGATTGAAAGGGTTAGTGACAGCAAGAACGCCAGGGTTAAAGCCAACTTTGCCAtgctttatttgtttctttagcAGAACAGGGTGTaaagagaaattttttttaattttttgtatgtttgtaatgtGAAACAGAGAGCGTACACGATGATTTGAAAATGGTGTGTTTTTGGTTTGATTTATACTGTGTGGAGAATTTGACCATTGGAGGCCGGCCGTTTCTGTCGCATAATTTGTGAGTTTTGGAAGAGTTTCTATTTATCTTTGTGGTTAGTACTAGTAGGAGAGtaagaacaaaaaaacaagAGATGATGAGAGGTTGAATTTCAATTTGACTAGTCAACCAACCATAATAGCCGATAATCCCAGGCTTGGAACCAATATTATTATAGTGCCAAATGCCAATTCAATAGTTGAGAATAGtcgtaaatattttgtaattcaaaattttaaaaatacactGATGGCTTATGAATTGGCATCGTTCCATTGATTCTAATGCACCACATAAATATATGAGTGAGGTGTCAGTATCTAAAAGGACATCAAACTATAAAAGTGGATGGTCGTAGAGGGTAAGGGTGTCAACGGTcggttttttctatttttcggttttttcgattttttaatataaatttaatcgaATGTTTGGTACTTCAGTTGATTATTATCGATTTGgtctttttttgattttttggtcGATACTCAATAATAAATATTTGACAATAACCAACCAATTAGTCAGTTTGATGGTGGATTTGGTTTGACACCCTAATAGAATCGACTCTCTTTCAAAACGCATAATGGTTCCAAGGCTCACAGGTTTTCCACAACAGTTCAATCTCAAAGAACGCAATGCTAGCCTGCAAAAAGGTTAGTCTCTCAAATTACATTTCTCTGTATATGTAATGATTATACAGTCTCGCGAATTCTTCATTTGCTTTTAGGTTTCTGATTAAATTTATCAGAACTATAATAATCGCAGCCCcaatttttctttgatatttcGATTACTCTCTTCTATCTAAATTAATTCATCGGGTGTGCATTTGTGCCCAGAGGAGTCTTGCATTAGATATTGACTGCGAGAGTAGAACTTCATCAAAACCTAAATTCTGATATTTGGGATTAATGTGTTGATTGTTGATGATGACggtgtttgtattttttaggGATGACATTGTGTGTATATTACTTTTTCTCATTAGTTATTCAGATCACTTTCGTCAAGCATCTACTGTGCCATCTTATTTGCCTTTGGAATATGGTGTTTTTTAAAATCTTATTCTGTCCACGAACCGTGTTAAAATTACATGCCCgaacacattgaagatattgtccgctctgggGCCATGGGCGTGtacaaatttgttcttcatgtgCCGTCGACAATTTGCCATTGATTCTTAGGTCTAGAAATCGCGTCTACAATGTCATAGTAGTTGTACTATGCTTATAAACTCACTCGGCAGGGTTATGTATGCCAGACCGATTTGGGTTTTTGGGCTTGACAAGCTGGTAACATGGTTTGTGTTCTGTTAATGTGCTGTTACTTTCCTGAGTTGCTTGAAAATAAGTATAATATGGAAAAAATTTAGAGGATTAAGTGACAGATCACAAAACACAATTTTTTATCACATCACTTGAGAACCCATTACAGTAAGTACATGCTTAGGGAGGACAGAAACAAAGACAATTTGCAGTCATGTTCATTGTAGTACTGTACAGACTTAACAACTGGTTAACAATTGCAAGAACGGGCGAGAATGAAGGAGATTCTGTTCACTTCCTTATGACACATTCACATCTGCTTTTTTGGGGGCTTGTAGTAGTATATTGACGACCCTCTCCCTCATGCTTGCATATTAGATTCTTAAATTCTTCATAATCCTGCACATCACAGGAGGAACAAGGAAGTACTTATTACAGCATTTTCAAAGTCTTAGTGGCACAATCAAGtaacaaactaaaaaaaaaaagttaagtttGTTGGGTTGTTAGGTCTCAGCTTAAATCCATGGCTTAATTGCCATTTGTGTTGGATTTTCTATTGGACTTCTGATCCAAacatctttttctctctccccttatttatatatatagacacacacattaGCCGGCTTTGGACACATTAGGCTGCAAGGAGATTTCTGCTTTCTAGTTCAAATGCTGCCAAAAGTGTCAGCAGGATCCAGAACCACCGTTATGAGCAAGTGTAGGGATTAGTGGTGTTTGGGAAGAGGAAAGTGAAatctaaataaaaaaatgtgaagcATCATACCATGTTTCTTATCATCTATAGATGCACCGGCTTATCTACATTAGTTTATTTGTTCAGCTCCAAAATATAGCGCCTTGTGCATGTGAACAAAAAAACAAGTAGGATGAGATTTCATGTGGACCATTTTTTAGTAAGTTAAGTGGAGTATGGATAGAATATAATAGACAGTATCctgaaataataaataattcaagGGTCGGTATTGGGTTTGAACTCTAGCACCCATAAGGACAGAGGGCAATGGATGACATGTTAGAGGAAACATGGCCGATCTATAACCTTGGAGAGAAATAAACTGTAATGTTGTGCTGCAATTTCATACTTTTAAGCTTTTGAGAGGAAGATTAATATTGAACTACGCTGAAGAACATAGAATATGCCCATCATTAAGGGAGCGAAATTTTGTTAAGACATATTGCTGGAAAAGTTAGAGATAAGAAGTATCAATTTAGTACAAGTGAGTGCTTATATTTTGGTGACTATTTGAGATTTGCCATAAATCTAAGAAAGAACAATGGTATAGAATAGTATGTTATGTTTGTGTCATTGATCCTGGTTTCATGGAGGTGTAGTTTTCGGTAAATTGCCAGTAGCCTATTAGTTTGTTGTTGACATTGTGGCCCAGTATGGAGCATTTTGGTAAGTGGAAGTTTGAAGGGATATGGGGCAAGAGAGATAGAGTTGTGTAGTGAGGAGACCATATATATGTTTGCAGTTGTGAAAGAACAGTAGAACACTACCTTTGTGTATCACCAATTCCTCCACTGTTGCTGCTAGTGGCTTTGTAATTGGGTAGTGGGACTTGACCAGATTCTATATACATGAGATCTTTAACAAGACGATCATAGTGCCTTTTTACTTCTTCAGTAGATTTGCCACCCACAGCCTTGGCCACATTTTGCCAGCGGTCTGGGGTATCCTTGTCGTAAACAGCCAGTGCCTTTTCAAAAAGCTTGTTCTGTTTAGTTGTCCAGGAGGAGTTGAGGGAGCTTGAGGCCATGTCTCTTAAGGTTGAAATAGGAATGTTAAGCAGGAGATGGCACTATATGACTATACCACAGCTTAACTGAGTTATGTGCAAAAAGTAATTGATAGTGAGAAGGGGAATGTGTCTTGAGTTGGGAAGTTTTAAAGCAAGAATACCccacaaaagggaaaaaaactaAGAGTGAAAGCAAGCAGAGACAACTTCAGTCAAGGAAGAAGACTTAAAGTCAAGGGATAGTATGATAAGAGATTGGCAAAGCTGCCCCTTATAAGCAGGAGGACCCAAGGAGAGAGGTGATGGGGTTCTGCAAGTTGGCGAATATTTTTTTATGGGTAAAA
Proteins encoded in this window:
- the LOC120001018 gene encoding zinc-finger homeodomain protein 5, with the protein product MELNGQEINDLRAQARREGNQVLSYTSPKPDRAPKPSLTSGSNSKTSLVRYRECLRNHAANVGGNVFDGCGEFMPGGEEGTIEALKCAACDCHRNFHRKEVDGESSQFSASSRRCVVPSLQLPAPLTSPTVLHHQKYTHANPIQSMNVGFGGNESSSEDLNAFHSNVEGMGAPPPYMLSKKRFRTKFTQEQKERMFEFAEKIEWRISKQVEEEVDRFCAEAEVKRQVFKVWMHNNKNNVKKETPEPLDREESKDHI
- the LOC120000748 gene encoding peroxiredoxin-2D-like, with product MASSVNNIAATFATVTGSSSSTISASSSVSTSSLTSFPLSIPQRPLSVSWNPHTSLPKSHTPSLINLYGPPGPRRSFNSISTVKSKPIAVPVGYKLPDVTLSYLAQNGAVQFVSLRRLCKGKRVVLVGVSAAFSPSCTRFVKRVESEKSRAVDLLACVAFNDVFVMKAWGENLAVGEKVMMLSDGGGELCGALGMTVDAGATACFGLGVRPRRFCLSAVNGVVTSINFDDDVEDDALPSIKSTFHVVKGKQLSCITFSQWMKSGVVKDWIFALRDPIRACA
- the LOC120000846 gene encoding uncharacterized protein LOC120000846; protein product: MAKLALTLAFLLSLTLSIHSALGAFEPAELLRDQFKDAATVMEGTTQSIQNNAVEMMDNAKDSSVSWTDWAKDKLEMLGFSSGSPSPAASTAEAPANAAAPSSYTFSESTGSVGAGPAGAPQAY
- the LOC119999864 gene encoding protein RADIALIS-like 5, giving the protein MASSSLNSSWTTKQNKLFEKALAVYDKDTPDRWQNVAKAVGGKSTEEVKRHYDRLVKDLMYIESGQVPLPNYKATSSNSGGIGDTQRIMKNLRI